One stretch of Candidatus Nitrosotenuis cloacae DNA includes these proteins:
- a CDS encoding 30S ribosomal protein S27ae, with protein sequence MADKKAKAKATGIASYYKISGDKATRVHKSCSRCGKGVFMSDHKNRKTCGKCGLTEFIQ encoded by the coding sequence ATGGCAGACAAAAAGGCAAAAGCAAAGGCAACCGGCATTGCATCATACTATAAAATTTCTGGCGACAAGGCAACCCGAGTACACAAGTCCTGCTCCAGGTGTGGCAAGGGCGTATTCATGTCGGATCACAAAAACAGAAAGACCTGCGGCAAGTGCGGCCTAACTGAATTCATTCAGTAG
- a CDS encoding 30S ribosomal protein S24e: protein MSIETLSDVNNTFLSRREIVCNFKGLAGKLKKLDAADMISKQFKLDGKVIIPIFMKNHSGRPEVTGTFYVYESEELAKKQVNPTIFKRLDKIKAAIAAAAPKEETAAEEPKEASS, encoded by the coding sequence TCAGCGATGTAAACAATACATTCCTCTCAAGAAGAGAGATTGTTTGCAATTTCAAGGGCTTGGCAGGCAAGCTCAAAAAGCTAGACGCAGCAGACATGATTTCAAAACAATTCAAGCTTGACGGCAAGGTAATCATTCCAATTTTCATGAAAAACCACTCTGGGAGACCAGAAGTAACTGGAACCTTCTATGTGTATGAGAGTGAAGAGTTGGCAAAAAAGCAGGTCAACCCAACCATTTTCAAGAGACTAGATAAAATCAAAGCTGCAATTGCGGCTGCTGCTCCAAAAGAGGAAACAGCGGCAGAAGAGCCAAAAGAGGCTAGCTCATAA